From Xanthomonas citri pv. mangiferaeindicae:
TACACGCCTTCGTGGGACGCGTTGCTCCGGACTTCGGCCGTGCAGCGCATGCCTGCTGACGAGGGCTACAGGGTCGCGATGGCGTGCGTGTCGCGCATCCACCAGTCGCGATGAGCGCGCAAGCGTCCGTCCAGGCCGTCGCGGAGTGGTTGGGCGATGAGGTCGCGCACGTGGTTGCGCAGGTCGGCGTCCGGGCGCAGCCGTCGATCCATGTAGCCGGCCTGCCAGATCGACCCCGCGCCTCGCGCATGCCCGCGGATCGCACGGGCGGTCTGCGACTTGAACGTCTGCACGACCTGTCCGAGCATCGGGACGCGCAGTTCGAACAGCCAGTGCACCCGGTCGGGCATCAAGACCCAGGCTTCGGAACGTAGCCACCCCTGCCGCTCGCAGGTCTCGATCTCATGGCGCGCGATCCGTGCGTAGAGCGGATCGCGCAGCCAGGGCACGCGGCCGTAGGTGACCGCGGTGACCACGTAGTGCGTGCCTTGTGTGGAGCGCGGAAGCGGTTGGGGGCGAGGACTGGGCATGCCGACAGCGTGCCTCGCACGCCGTGGCACGCGAATCGGGCATCCCCCGCGCAGCGCTTAGGAAAATGCCGCGTGGCGAGGGCGGGAACTTCCCGGTCACTGCACGCAGGCGAACGCGGAGCACTGGCTGTGCCGCGCTCGAGCTCGCAGTGGCGTCGCAGACGGCCGTGTGCGCTCGCGGGTCCGGTCAAGCGCCGCGCGCTGCGCACGGCGCCGCCGGGCGCGGCGTGCTCAGCGGACGCGTTCGACCTTGGCCTGGGTGTTGTAGCCGTCCACCTTCAGCCACCAGGCGCCGAGCATGCCCGGCCGGATGCGCACGCCGACATCGGTGCCGCGGGCACCCGAGAGCGTCGCTCCATCGATCTGGCGCCAGACCTGGCCATTGGCGAGCGTGTACTGCCGGCCGCTGGCAAAGCCCTGGAACGCGCCCACGATCGTGCTCTCGATGGGCTCACGTGCCGGCGCAGGTGCGGGCAGCCCGGTGGCGGCGGAGGCGGCCTCGCGGCGACCTTCCTCGCGTGCCTGCGCGATCCGCGCCTCGACATCGGTGCCGCTGCCCACCGCAGCAGCCGCGGCGGCCGGGGCACCGGCTTGGCGGGCCAGCCACGCATTGAGCCGATCGAGCTCGGCGTCGTCGAGCTTGCCCAGCCCGGCGGCACGGAATTCCGCGGCGCTCATCCGGTCCTCGATCCGGGGCTGCTGCGCGAATGCGGGCAGAGTGGCCGCCAGCGCGGTGGCGATCAGGACGCAGTGGAATGCACGCATGCTCTGTTCCTCGGACGGGGTCGCGGGCTAGTGTAGACGGTCCTGCGACCGTCCCGAACACCTCATGTCCGAGCCTGCCGGCCCACTGCCGGATCGCCTGCTGGCACTGCCTTCCACGGCAGCGCTCGGGCCTGCCCTGCGCGCGGCCTTGCAGGAGGCGGCCGCCGCGGCCGACGGCGTGGCCGAGCTCGATGAGAGCGTGCTGCAGGACACGCTGGCGTCGCTGGCGCTGCTGGGCGCCGATGGCGATGTGGTCGCCGCGGCGATCGCCGATGCGGTGCCGGTCTGGCGCGCGCCGATGCGCGCGCGCGTGCCCGCGCTGGTGCCGCTGCTCGACGGTCTGCGCGCCGCGCATCAGGTTTGGTCGCTGCATGCCGAGCATGTCGGCAGCGGCAACCCGGAGGGCCTGCGCCGGTTGCTGCTGGCGCTGGTGCGCGATCTGCGCGTGGTGCTGGTGCTGCTGGCCCGGCAACTGGCACAGATGCGTGCGGCGGTGCGCGCCGACGAGCCGACCCGGCGTGCGCTGGCGCTGCTCACGCGCGACATCCATGCGCCGCTCGCCAACCGCTTGGGCATCTGGCAGCTGAAGTGGGAGCTCGAGGACCTGGCGTTCCGCTATCTGCAGCCCGAGACCTACCGCCGCATCGCCGGCCTGCTCGACGACAAACGCGCCGGCCGCGAACGCTACATCGAGCAGGTGCGCACACAACTGGGCGAAGCGCTCGCTGCGCAGGACGTGCGCGCCGACGTTGCCGGACGGCCCAAGCACATCTACAGCATCTGGCGGAAGATGCAGAAAAAGCAGGTGCCGATCGGCGAACTCTATGACCTGCGCGCGGTGCGCGTGCTGGTCGACGACGTGCCGGCCTGCTATGCGGCGCTGGGGGTGGTGCACGCGCTGTGGACGCCGATCCCCAGCGAGTTCGACGACTACATCGCCCGGCCCAAGAACAACGATTACCGTTCGCTGCACACCGCAGTCGTCGGGCCGGAAGGCAAGACGCTGGAGGTGCAGATCCGCACGCGTGAGATGCACGAGGCGTCCGAGCTGGGCGTGGCCGCGCACTGGCGCTACAAGGAAACCGGCGGCTCGCAGCGTGCGCCGGCCGGCAGCGCCGCGCTCGAACGCCGGATCGAGTGGATGCGGCGGCTGCTTGAGTCGCATACCGACGGCGGACGGGCCGAGGGCTTGGCCGATGCGTTTGATACCGAACTGGTCGAGGACCGGGTCTTCGTGCTGACGCCCAAGGGCGAGATCATCGACCTGCCGCAAGGCGCGACGCCGCTCGATTTCGCCTATCACGTGCATACGATGGTCGGGCACCGCTGCCGTGGCGCGAAGGTCGACGGCCGCATCGTGCCGCTCGACACCGTGCTGCGGACCGGTGAGCGCGTCGAAATCCTGACCGCCAAGCTGCCGTCGCCGCGGCGCGACTGGCTGGTCGCGGCCAATGGCTTTCTCGCCAGCCCGCGCTCGCGCGAGAAGGTGCGCAACTGGTTTCACAAGCTCGATCGCGAGCGCAATGTCCAGGCTGGCCGCGAACTGCTGGAGCGTGATCTGCGCCGCTTGGGTCTGCTGCAGGCCGATCTGGCGCCGGTGCTGCCGCGCTTCAACGCGAGCAGCGTGGACGATCTCTACGTGTCGGTCGCGCTCGGCGATGTGGGGCCGAATCAGATCGGCCGGGCGCTGCTGGAGATCGAGCGCGAACGTCACGCGCCCGCGCAAGACGATGCGCCGACGTTGCCGCTGCGCCGGCCGCGCCGGGCTCCCAAGGCGGCCGATTCGAGCTTCCGCGTGGTCGGGGTGGACAACCTGCTGGTGCAGGTCGCCCGCTGCTGTCGTCCGGTTCCGGGCGAGCCGATCGCCGGCTATCTCACCCGTGCGCGCGGCGTGAGCGTGCATCGTCGCGACTGCCCGTCGTTCCTGCGGTTGTCGGCGGGCCAGCCGCAGCGGGTGCTGCCGGTCGAGTGGGGCGAGCAGGGCGGCGGCCACGAGTCGGATGTCGTCGTCGAGGCCGTCGATCGCCGGCACCTGCTCAAGGATCTGAGCAACCTGATCGCCCAGGAGGATGTGCACGTGCTGGCGATCCAGAGCGAACACCACCGGCTCTCGCGCGTGCAGTTGCGGCTGCGCTTGCGGGTTGCCGATTACGGCCAGTTGGCGCGACTGCTGGGCAAGCTCGACAGCGTGCCGGGGGTGGAGCTGGCGCGGCGGGCGTGAACGATCGCGACATCGGTGTTCAGCTCGATCTCGCATACTGCGCGGCGTGAACGGCGACGATCTCTCCAACGGACCTGCGCCCGCCCAGCGCCTGGCTGCCCGCCCGCGGCGGTCGCTCGCGGCCGACGCGCCCTGGTGGCGCCGCTGGCCGGGGGTCTCGTTGGCGGCGTGCATCGGCCTGGCGCTGCTGGTGTTCGGCGTGCGTGTCTTCGTCGTCGACCGGCTGTGGCCCGAGACGCGGGTGCAGGCGCTGCTCGACGATGCCGCCCAGGCGGTCGCGGAGGGGCGCCTGGATGCCGGCGACGGCAGTGGCGCGCGGCAGTTGTTCGAGGCCGCGCAGGCGCTCGACCCCGACGACGTGCGGCCGCGCGCGGGGTTGTCGCAGGTCGCCGATGCCGCGCTCGTCCAGGCCCGCGCCGCGGTCGAGGCGCGGCGTTTCGATGCCGCCCGGAGCGCGCTCAAGCTGGCGCAGGAGTTGTCCGCGCCGCGCGATGCGATCGAGGCCCTGGACGCCCGGCTGCGCGCGCTCGAGGCCGGCGGCACGGCGCCCGAGGTGCTGTTGCGCCAGGCCCAGGCAGCGCAGGCCCAGGGGCGGCTCGATGCCGGTCCCGATGCGGCGCTGCCGCTGTACGCGCGGGTGCTCGCGATCGAGCCAGGCAACGGCGATGCGTTGCGTGGGCGCGACGAGTCGCTGGCGGCGCTGCTCGAGCGGGCACGCGCGCGCCTGCGCGACGGTGATCTGAGCGGCGCGGCCGCGCTGGTCGCCACGGTGCGCGATTACGATCCCGGCCACGTCGACCTGCCCGACACCCAGGCACGCCTGACCGAGGAACTCGATGCACTGCGCCGGCGTGCGGCGACGCATCTGGCCGACGGGCGCATCGAACGCGCCGTCGCCGAATGGCGGATTCTGCTCGCCTTCGATGCCGAGGATGCCAGTGCGCAGCGCGGGCTGCTCGATGCAGGCGCCGCGTATGCGCAGCGCGCCGAGCGCTATGCCCGCGACTTCAACTTCGCCGATGCCGATGCGCAGCTGCGCGAGGCGCAGGCGCTGGCGCCCGACAGCGAGGCGGTGCGCGCGGCCGCGCTACGGATCGAGCGCTCGCGCGCGGTGCATGCCGACCGCGGCACGCAATTGCCGCCCCAGGAGCGCCGACGCCGGGTCGCGGCGCTGCTGCAGCAGGCGGCCGCCGCGCAGGCACGCGGCGATCTGATGTCGCCTCCAGGCGACAGCGCCTACGACCACGTCCGCGCCGCTCGGTTGCTCGCGCCCGACGATCCGGCGGTCACGCGCGCCTCGGCGCGATTGCTGCCCGGCGCCCGCCAGTGTTTCGACGCCGGCCTGCGCGCCAACAACCTTGCGCGCGCGCATGCCTGCCTCGATGCCCGGGTCGCGCTGGGCGAAGGCGAGCCCGCGGCGCGCGATGCGCGGCGGCGGCTGGCCCAGCGCTGGCTGGCGATCGGCGACGAACGTCTGGGGGCAGGCAATCTCGCCGGTGCGCAAGCCGCGTTGTCGGCGGCGCGCAGGATCGACCCGGGGGTGCCGGGGCATGCCGAGTTCGCGCAGCGGCTGCGCACCGCGTCGCTCAACAGCGGCTGATCAGGGCTGCACGCGATCAAGGGCGCTCTCGACGAACACCGCCTGGACGGTCCGGCGCGCCGCATCGAGAGAGAAATGCCGTCGGACATTGTCCAGGCCGTGATCCGCGAGCCGGCCCCACAGCGTTTCGTCCTCGTACAGGCGCACGACCGCATCGGCGAACGCGTCGGCCTGGTCGGCCAGCAGCACATCATGACCGTCGTGCAGTTGCATGCCTTCGGCCGCGCAGGTCGTCGCGACCACCGGCTGGCCATGGGCCATGCTCAGGTTGACCTTGCCCTTGACGCCGGCCCCGAAGCGCAACGGCGCGACCGCGATGCGGCAGCCGTCCATGTAGGGCGTGATGTCCGGCACGTGGCCGTGGATGACCACGCCGTCCACCCGGGCCAGGGCAGCGATCGCGTCGTCGACGTGGTCGCCGATGCAGTGGAAGCGGACCTGCGGCAGGCGTGCACGGATCGCCGGGAAGATCGCGCCGACGAACCACTTCACCGCATCGACGTTCGGCGGATGGCGGAAGCCGCCAACGAAGACCAGAT
This genomic window contains:
- the relA gene encoding GTP diphosphokinase ((p)ppGpp synthetase; catalyzes the formation of pppGpp and ppGpp from ATP and GTP or GDP), which codes for MSEPAGPLPDRLLALPSTAALGPALRAALQEAAAAADGVAELDESVLQDTLASLALLGADGDVVAAAIADAVPVWRAPMRARVPALVPLLDGLRAAHQVWSLHAEHVGSGNPEGLRRLLLALVRDLRVVLVLLARQLAQMRAAVRADEPTRRALALLTRDIHAPLANRLGIWQLKWELEDLAFRYLQPETYRRIAGLLDDKRAGRERYIEQVRTQLGEALAAQDVRADVAGRPKHIYSIWRKMQKKQVPIGELYDLRAVRVLVDDVPACYAALGVVHALWTPIPSEFDDYIARPKNNDYRSLHTAVVGPEGKTLEVQIRTREMHEASELGVAAHWRYKETGGSQRAPAGSAALERRIEWMRRLLESHTDGGRAEGLADAFDTELVEDRVFVLTPKGEIIDLPQGATPLDFAYHVHTMVGHRCRGAKVDGRIVPLDTVLRTGERVEILTAKLPSPRRDWLVAANGFLASPRSREKVRNWFHKLDRERNVQAGRELLERDLRRLGLLQADLAPVLPRFNASSVDDLYVSVALGDVGPNQIGRALLEIERERHAPAQDDAPTLPLRRPRRAPKAADSSFRVVGVDNLLVQVARCCRPVPGEPIAGYLTRARGVSVHRRDCPSFLRLSAGQPQRVLPVEWGEQGGGHESDVVVEAVDRRHLLKDLSNLIAQEDVHVLAIQSEHHRLSRVQLRLRLRVADYGQLARLLGKLDSVPGVELARRA